The Pyrococcus kukulkanii genome contains a region encoding:
- a CDS encoding DUF4097 family beta strand repeat-containing protein, protein MIFEDVKEVIVSSVSGKITVEEHEGDFVEVNYTIEGECDVEIKQEGEKLIIKEKPKRKKILGIINKDLKGKADITVRVPESVLVTASTVNGTVLIEGAKAGRITSVNGSIVLREARVSEVSTVNGGVSGSIALAEDLKVSAVNGSIGLDIEDMEGDGIVSTVNGSVRIRLSDLCDVTVIASAVNGRIHVDDFEDGEFKLKVSTVNGSVVVERF, encoded by the coding sequence ATGATATTTGAGGACGTTAAGGAGGTTATCGTCTCCAGTGTTAGCGGCAAGATAACGGTAGAGGAGCATGAAGGGGACTTCGTTGAGGTGAACTACACAATAGAGGGAGAGTGTGACGTGGAGATTAAGCAGGAAGGTGAAAAGCTGATAATTAAGGAGAAGCCCAAGAGAAAGAAGATCCTTGGAATAATAAACAAGGATCTGAAGGGGAAGGCAGATATAACAGTTAGGGTTCCTGAAAGCGTTTTGGTCACAGCATCCACCGTAAACGGAACAGTGCTCATAGAGGGGGCAAAGGCCGGGAGGATAACCTCTGTCAACGGCTCAATAGTGCTGAGAGAAGCAAGAGTATCGGAAGTCTCGACCGTTAATGGAGGAGTTTCTGGAAGCATAGCTTTAGCTGAAGACCTAAAAGTTTCCGCTGTGAACGGCTCAATAGGCCTTGACATAGAGGACATGGAGGGAGATGGAATAGTTTCAACTGTGAACGGAAGCGTTAGGATTAGGCTGAGCGATCTCTGCGATGTTACAGTTATAGCCAGCGCAGTCAATGGCAGGATTCATGTGGATGACTTCGAGGATGGTGAGTTCAAGCTCAAAGTTTCCACCGTGAATGGGAGCGTGGTTGTTGAGAGGTTCTAG
- a CDS encoding metalloregulator ArsR/SmtB family transcription factor — protein MEDLRKQLEELKKRLEVLEERIDPVDEVMLSIKARLKRKLETLPELDEEKAAKMLKALANPDRIRILKMLSERPMGFKEIKEILGVESPTVSHHLKLLLKTRMVRKGEKYEITPDGRLFLRILEILSALEEVEENV, from the coding sequence ATGGAGGATCTAAGGAAGCAACTTGAGGAACTGAAGAAGAGGCTGGAGGTGCTTGAAGAGAGAATTGACCCAGTAGATGAAGTAATGCTATCAATAAAGGCAAGGCTGAAGAGAAAGCTTGAAACGCTCCCGGAGCTTGACGAAGAGAAGGCAGCAAAGATGCTTAAGGCCTTGGCCAACCCGGACAGAATCAGAATCCTGAAGATGTTATCAGAGAGGCCTATGGGCTTCAAGGAGATTAAAGAGATCCTAGGAGTTGAAAGCCCAACAGTTTCACACCACTTGAAGCTCCTCTTGAAAACTAGGATGGTGAGGAAGGGGGAGAAGTACGAGATAACTCCAGACGGCAGGTTGTTCCTCAGGATATTGGAGATATTATCTGCTCTAGAAGAGGTGGAGGAAAATGTTTGA
- a CDS encoding MFS transporter: MLDLGRNFWLYAVGRWISQAGWIIQDVAVPLYVLDKTGSGAMMSLFIMAELVPRLLVNPIAGVIGDRYDRKKLMYGLDIARGILLFAVIALNFLEIHQLLIVQIIMSILGAFFSAGIVGMFPDLVKKNQLARAKSILNSGSQILRIAGPIIGGLIYALGGIKLAILINAISFFGSGLFEIMIEYRRETQGISSLREMWLEMIEGFRFMTRSRALMALVSFGILLNTFLNPVFVVVLPYLARIELGLSSVQFGGVETMGTLGTLAGNMLIALKLGERSEDVMFKAIFAQLICLTSLAFLTRPILGNLAYPALLVIICLIGVFNALVNVPLFTKLQKAVPDSVRSRFFSALETMIMATTPLGMAIVGPMLDRLGVTTVVLILTIPSFAVILYYYTNFRAEILSIGEVFS, from the coding sequence ATGCTAGACCTCGGAAGGAACTTCTGGCTGTACGCGGTGGGAAGATGGATCTCCCAGGCGGGATGGATAATTCAGGATGTCGCCGTCCCATTGTACGTCCTCGACAAGACGGGTAGCGGGGCGATGATGAGCCTCTTCATAATGGCAGAACTAGTTCCGAGGCTCCTCGTTAACCCAATAGCAGGAGTAATTGGAGATAGGTACGATAGAAAGAAGCTCATGTATGGACTTGATATAGCTAGAGGGATTCTCCTCTTTGCAGTTATAGCCCTCAACTTCCTTGAGATACATCAGCTCTTGATAGTCCAGATAATTATGAGCATCCTGGGAGCCTTCTTCTCAGCAGGAATAGTGGGCATGTTCCCAGATCTAGTCAAAAAGAATCAGCTTGCGAGGGCAAAGTCCATACTGAACAGTGGGAGTCAGATACTTAGAATAGCTGGTCCAATTATAGGTGGGCTGATATATGCTCTCGGAGGAATTAAGCTTGCAATTTTAATTAATGCTATAAGTTTCTTTGGTTCGGGTTTGTTTGAAATAATGATAGAGTATCGCAGAGAAACACAGGGGATTTCAAGTCTTCGTGAGATGTGGCTTGAGATGATTGAGGGGTTTAGGTTTATGACAAGATCAAGGGCACTAATGGCACTAGTTAGCTTTGGAATACTTCTCAACACCTTTCTGAACCCGGTATTTGTCGTAGTACTTCCATACCTCGCCAGGATAGAGCTCGGCCTGTCATCGGTTCAGTTTGGGGGTGTTGAAACAATGGGAACCCTGGGAACCCTAGCTGGGAACATGCTCATAGCCTTAAAGCTTGGGGAGAGATCAGAGGATGTGATGTTTAAGGCAATTTTCGCTCAGCTTATCTGTTTGACAAGCTTGGCATTCCTTACGCGGCCCATACTTGGGAACCTTGCTTATCCGGCCCTGCTTGTGATAATCTGTTTGATAGGAGTATTCAACGCGCTCGTTAACGTTCCCCTATTTACGAAGCTTCAGAAAGCTGTCCCTGATAGCGTGCGCTCCAGATTCTTCAGCGCGCTTGAAACGATGATTATGGCCACGACACCGCTTGGCATGGCAATCGTTGGTCCGATGCTTGACAGGCTGGG
- the asnB gene encoding asparagine synthase (glutamine-hydrolyzing), with the protein MCLIAGGISLSAGDIVAMIEKGKHRGPDSFGVWSDGFVLKSSNFSDVREVKGGEFVLVQCRLAITGSKSYTQPFYNDLVLVHNGEIYNHAHLREFLVERGLAFESDVDSEVILRLLEYLIYDKGFHPRDAVEKSMRMLNGDYAVAFKHDDKIYLFRDPIGVRPLYYSPSGHFASEKKVLWALGEEAIPVNPGEVVEISKRGVRKWKVFDPLEIKTRRVEYREGLKNLLLYSVRLRTRDEIGILFSGGLDSSLIALLASKFSKKVVLYTAGTEDSKDVEWARKVAGELGLSLREYIFSLEDVEEEIGRVAFAVEEPNPMNLAIAVPLYFSTKLAREDGVKVLLSGQGADELFGGYAKYLDNPGLMIEDFKTLAERNLARDDKVSMLNGVEVRYPYLDLSFAVLALNVPLNEKIGNGIRKKILREIALEMGLPQDVAYREKKAMQYGSNSQKLLERIAKSRGMRLREFAEYLFERMRKGIGPEQ; encoded by the coding sequence ATGTGCCTCATAGCTGGAGGAATCTCTCTATCGGCAGGGGACATAGTTGCAATGATAGAGAAGGGCAAGCATAGGGGGCCCGATTCTTTTGGGGTCTGGAGCGATGGCTTTGTGTTAAAATCAAGTAACTTTAGCGATGTGAGAGAGGTTAAAGGAGGGGAATTCGTTCTCGTACAGTGCAGATTAGCTATCACCGGATCAAAGAGCTACACTCAGCCCTTCTACAACGACCTCGTTTTAGTCCACAATGGGGAGATATACAACCATGCCCACCTTAGGGAGTTCCTGGTTGAGAGGGGCTTGGCCTTTGAGAGCGATGTCGATAGTGAAGTGATACTCAGGCTCCTTGAGTACCTCATATATGACAAGGGATTTCATCCAAGGGATGCCGTTGAGAAGTCCATGAGGATGCTCAACGGGGATTATGCTGTAGCCTTTAAGCACGATGATAAAATTTACCTCTTCAGGGATCCGATAGGTGTGAGACCCCTCTACTATTCGCCGAGTGGTCACTTTGCGTCTGAAAAGAAAGTCTTGTGGGCCCTTGGAGAAGAAGCAATTCCGGTCAATCCTGGGGAAGTCGTGGAGATTTCAAAGCGGGGAGTAAGGAAGTGGAAGGTGTTTGATCCCCTCGAAATCAAAACCCGTAGAGTTGAGTATCGCGAGGGCCTCAAGAACCTCCTCCTCTACTCTGTTAGGCTCAGAACTCGGGATGAAATCGGCATTTTATTTTCCGGAGGCTTGGACAGCTCCCTCATAGCCCTTCTCGCCTCAAAGTTTTCCAAGAAGGTCGTGCTTTACACTGCGGGGACGGAGGACAGTAAAGACGTTGAATGGGCAAGGAAAGTTGCTGGGGAGCTTGGGCTTTCCCTTAGGGAGTACATATTCTCGCTGGAGGATGTTGAGGAAGAGATTGGGAGAGTAGCCTTCGCCGTGGAGGAGCCCAATCCAATGAACCTCGCCATAGCAGTTCCCCTGTACTTCTCCACTAAACTGGCGAGGGAAGATGGAGTCAAGGTTCTCCTAAGCGGACAGGGTGCGGACGAGCTGTTCGGAGGATACGCGAAGTACCTTGATAACCCTGGGTTGATGATCGAGGACTTTAAGACGCTCGCCGAGAGGAATTTGGCAAGGGATGATAAGGTCTCGATGCTGAATGGCGTTGAGGTTAGGTATCCCTACCTTGACCTTTCATTTGCAGTTCTAGCCCTTAACGTTCCCTTAAATGAGAAAATAGGGAACGGGATCAGGAAAAAGATCCTGAGGGAGATAGCCCTTGAGATGGGGCTTCCCCAGGATGTCGCCTATAGGGAGAAAAAGGCCATGCAGTATGGGAGTAACTCTCAAAAGCTGTTAGAGAGGATAGCTAAATCGAGGGGAATGAGACTTAGGGAGTTTGCCGAGTACTTGTTTGAGCGGATGAGGAAAGGGATTGGCCCTGAGCAGTGA